One segment of Bacteroides caecimuris DNA contains the following:
- a CDS encoding reverse transcriptase domain-containing protein, producing MMQHQVTKPFTIDKRLIMNAWKRVKENKGSAGIDNVCTDDYESNLGKNLYKLWNRMSSGSYFPEAVKLVDIPRSSGGTRPLGIPTVGDRIAQMSVVLLIEDRLEAIFHTDSYGYRPNRSAHDAIGKARERCWHYNCGYKQVL from the coding sequence ATGATGCAACATCAAGTCACAAAACCGTTTACAATCGACAAGCGTTTGATAATGAATGCATGGAAACGGGTAAAAGAAAACAAGGGCAGTGCTGGCATTGACAATGTCTGTACGGATGATTACGAGAGTAATCTTGGAAAGAACCTGTACAAGTTGTGGAACCGCATGAGTTCGGGAAGTTATTTTCCCGAAGCTGTAAAGTTAGTGGATATACCTAGATCTTCCGGAGGAACTCGTCCATTGGGCATTCCTACGGTGGGTGACCGTATAGCCCAAATGTCGGTTGTATTGTTGATTGAGGACAGATTGGAGGCGATATTTCATACAGACTCGTATGGTTATCGTCCTAATCGTAGTGCCCATGATGCAATAGGAAAAGCCCGTGAGCGTTGTTGGCATTATAATTGTGGATATAAGCAAGTTCTTTAA
- a CDS encoding urea transporter gives MGFIHNLFLILGRGIGQVMFQNNAFSGLLMLVGIFLNSWQMGILAICGNIISTLTAYFSGYKHDDIKNGLYGFNGTLVGIAVGVFLQLSVGSLIMLIITSALSTWIAYFFSRQRLLPGFTAPFILAVWGMLGVCSWLIPDLLVVSDTIIDTTQNINYFKAFCLGIGQVMFQGNTVLAGLFFLIGILVNSWKASLYTILGALLPIPLAILLEADATYLNAGLMGYNGVLCAIALGGTGWKSGVWAGCSVLLSTVLQILGMSLGIITLTAPFVISVWIIFRHQANGKT, from the coding sequence ATGGGCTTTATACACAATTTATTTCTTATTTTGGGACGTGGAATAGGGCAAGTGATGTTCCAGAATAATGCGTTCTCCGGATTATTAATGCTAGTCGGAATATTTCTAAACTCATGGCAAATGGGAATATTAGCAATCTGCGGTAATATAATAAGTACACTAACAGCCTATTTTTCGGGATATAAGCATGATGATATTAAGAATGGACTATATGGATTTAATGGAACTTTAGTAGGTATAGCAGTGGGCGTATTTCTACAATTATCGGTAGGAAGTTTAATCATGTTGATTATCACTTCCGCCCTTTCCACATGGATTGCCTATTTTTTCAGTCGGCAACGTTTGCTCCCCGGATTTACTGCCCCTTTCATTCTTGCTGTATGGGGAATGTTGGGAGTTTGTAGCTGGCTTATACCAGATTTACTAGTCGTTTCCGATACGATTATTGATACCACACAGAATATTAATTATTTCAAGGCCTTCTGTTTAGGTATAGGCCAAGTCATGTTTCAGGGAAATACAGTTCTCGCTGGATTATTTTTCCTCATAGGCATTTTGGTTAATTCTTGGAAGGCAAGTCTCTATACTATCCTAGGAGCACTTCTTCCTATTCCCCTAGCCATTTTACTTGAAGCAGATGCTACATACTTAAATGCCGGATTAATGGGCTATAATGGTGTATTATGTGCCATAGCTTTAGGAGGAACGGGCTGGAAAAGCGGTGTATGGGCAGGATGCTCCGTCTTACTGTCCACCGTATTACAGATTCTAGGAATGAGTTTGGGTATCATTACCTTAACAGCTCCCTTTGTTATATCTGTATGGATCATATTCAGACATCAAGCCAACGGGAAAACGTAA
- a CDS encoding NAD(P)/FAD-dependent oxidoreductase: protein MDLHSGLPYWVIKNSLLDYFHPLKDDFSTDIVVIGTGITGALMVHELCNAGLKCCVIDKRSIATGSSAASTALLQYEIDVPLCRMAEMIGEDNAVTAYRACLQSISDIEKVLESTGVEAGFERVPSLFYASTQKDVKLVKEEYEMRKKHHLPVSLLGKEEIKERYKLQVPGCGLLNEESAQIDAYRAATGLLLYHIKKDGLEVFTHTGVKECVEKRGGYVVETDGGYKIKCKYVIVAAGFEAGKFLPREIMDLTSTYALVSHPVDPGELWPEHCLIWETADPYLYIRTTGGNRIIVGGEDEEFCEPERRDALLRKKIRILEKKFRKLFPDIPFKTEMAWCGTFSTTKDGLPFIGTWPGKKRMFFDLGYGGNGITFSMIGAQIICKKLQGLEDERSKVFGYERIEKYGS from the coding sequence ATGGACTTACATTCAGGATTGCCCTATTGGGTTATTAAAAATTCGTTATTGGACTATTTTCATCCGTTGAAGGATGATTTTTCTACAGATATTGTGGTGATAGGCACCGGTATCACCGGAGCTTTGATGGTGCACGAATTGTGCAATGCTGGTTTAAAATGCTGTGTAATAGATAAACGTAGTATTGCAACGGGGAGTTCTGCGGCAAGTACTGCTTTGTTGCAGTATGAGATAGATGTCCCTCTTTGCCGGATGGCGGAAATGATTGGAGAGGATAATGCAGTGACTGCATACCGTGCATGTTTGCAATCTATTTCCGACATTGAAAAGGTATTGGAGTCCACTGGGGTAGAGGCCGGATTCGAGAGGGTGCCCAGTCTGTTTTATGCGAGTACTCAGAAAGATGTGAAACTGGTGAAGGAAGAATATGAGATGCGGAAAAAGCATCATCTACCCGTTTCGCTGCTCGGGAAAGAAGAAATAAAGGAGCGTTATAAGTTGCAGGTGCCGGGTTGTGGGCTGTTGAATGAAGAGTCGGCGCAGATTGATGCTTATAGAGCAGCTACCGGTCTGTTGCTTTACCATATAAAGAAAGATGGGCTGGAGGTTTTCACTCATACAGGTGTAAAGGAATGTGTTGAGAAGCGTGGAGGATATGTTGTCGAAACAGACGGAGGGTATAAAATTAAATGTAAATATGTGATTGTGGCAGCCGGATTTGAAGCCGGGAAATTCCTGCCCCGGGAGATTATGGATTTGACATCGACTTATGCACTAGTGTCTCATCCGGTGGATCCCGGTGAACTTTGGCCTGAACATTGTCTGATTTGGGAGACGGCCGATCCATATTTGTACATTCGGACTACTGGCGGCAACCGTATTATTGTGGGTGGTGAAGACGAGGAATTCTGTGAACCGGAACGTCGTGATGCGTTGCTTAGAAAGAAAATCCGTATATTGGAGAAGAAATTCAGAAAGTTGTTTCCGGATATTCCTTTCAAAACGGAGATGGCATGGTGTGGTACGTTCAGTACGACGAAAGACGGTTTGCCTTTTATCGGAACTTGGCCGGGTAAGAAACGGATGTTTTTTGATTTGGGATATGGTGGCAATGGCATTACTTTCAGTATGATTGGAGCACAGATTATATGTAAAAAGCTGCAAGGGCTGGAAGATGAGCGTAGTAAAGTCTTCGGTTATGAAAGGATTGAAAAGTATGGGTCGTAA
- a CDS encoding quinoprotein amine dehydrogenase, with product MKKYTYILLMILGVMMAQCTPEDLATPDNNVLPEEKEEDEYTNSYWYYSYEATNLITWETLEMENKDEFIPYTVAHLGDTLFVANIGTAGSSLTVFSQKENKALTTLRTWEFGGKEWKFGSNIESIVPASNRLYVTERQSYIHVFQLPELSYITSIGNGLWSGPVFQAQAVTVKDRLIFARDKNGKISIYKESDATTENHGKANRYRQASDNGSHGNNGFATHYMQPDDEGNILLTEYTGNKIRVLNPALVNDDMVNGDNIDIEDRTMTLDFSPKTLALSKDRWYATGNNNAINIYDCQKKEWISSIKSVKGYSFVQPERIYAQNDSVFWISDINSNKRTLVKMEVHKGEIRD from the coding sequence ATGAAAAAATATACTTATATCCTGTTAATGATACTTGGAGTCATGATGGCTCAATGCACTCCGGAAGATTTAGCGACACCGGACAACAACGTACTACCCGAAGAAAAAGAGGAGGATGAATACACCAACAGCTATTGGTACTACTCTTACGAAGCAACCAATCTCATCACGTGGGAAACGTTGGAGATGGAAAACAAGGACGAGTTTATTCCCTACACTGTCGCCCATTTGGGCGACACCTTGTTTGTGGCAAACATCGGAACAGCCGGAAGTAGCCTGACAGTGTTCAGCCAAAAAGAGAACAAAGCGCTCACTACGTTGAGGACTTGGGAGTTCGGCGGCAAGGAATGGAAGTTCGGCAGCAACATAGAATCCATCGTGCCGGCAAGCAATCGTCTGTACGTAACCGAACGCCAGTCATACATCCATGTATTCCAACTTCCGGAGCTGAGCTATATCACCAGCATCGGCAACGGCCTGTGGAGCGGTCCCGTGTTTCAGGCACAAGCGGTCACTGTCAAAGACAGACTCATCTTTGCACGCGACAAGAACGGAAAAATCAGCATTTACAAAGAATCGGACGCCACTACCGAAAACCACGGTAAAGCCAACCGTTACCGCCAAGCTTCAGACAATGGCAGCCATGGCAACAACGGATTTGCCACCCATTATATGCAACCAGACGATGAGGGAAATATCCTGCTCACCGAATATACAGGAAATAAGATACGTGTACTTAATCCCGCATTGGTGAACGACGACATGGTAAACGGGGATAACATCGACATTGAAGACCGCACCATGACACTCGACTTCAGTCCCAAGACGCTGGCACTAAGCAAAGACCGTTGGTATGCGACCGGCAATAACAATGCCATCAACATCTACGACTGCCAAAAGAAGGAATGGATCAGTAGCATCAAATCCGTCAAGGGCTACAGTTTCGTACAGCCTGAACGTATCTATGCGCAGAACGATTCCGTTTTCTGGATTTCAGATATAAACAGCAATAAACGCACGCTGGTGAAAATGGAAGTACACAAGGGAGAGATACGCGACTAA
- a CDS encoding methylated-DNA--[protein]-cysteine S-methyltransferase → MEDKTNIIQIQRYHSPCGDLMLGSVEDKLCLCDWAAESHRDIVDRRLRKMLKAGYEESTSDVIREAVRQLDEYFDGKRTVFEVPLFFVGTEFQKSVWRKLLEIPYGSTVSYGELARQLNVPKAVRAVAAANGANAISIFAPCHRVIGSNQALVGYAGGLSAKKRLLDLESNMNPT, encoded by the coding sequence ATGGAAGATAAAACGAATATAATTCAGATACAGCGTTATCATTCTCCTTGTGGTGATTTGATGCTTGGCTCGGTTGAGGATAAGCTTTGTCTTTGTGACTGGGCGGCTGAAAGCCACCGGGATATTGTAGACAGGAGATTGCGGAAAATGCTGAAAGCCGGATATGAGGAAAGTACTTCGGATGTGATACGGGAAGCGGTTAGGCAGTTGGATGAATATTTCGATGGCAAGCGGACTGTGTTTGAGGTGCCTTTGTTTTTTGTTGGTACGGAATTTCAGAAGAGCGTATGGCGTAAATTGTTGGAGATTCCATACGGTTCGACTGTGTCATACGGTGAGTTGGCACGACAACTGAATGTGCCGAAGGCTGTCCGTGCGGTTGCTGCTGCTAACGGGGCGAACGCAATTTCTATTTTTGCTCCGTGCCATCGGGTGATTGGCAGTAATCAAGCGCTTGTAGGGTATGCCGGCGGACTTTCTGCTAAAAAGAGGTTGCTGGATTTGGAATCCAACATGAATCCGACATGA
- a CDS encoding linear amide C-N hydrolase: MMKMTKNLLLGIAAVCGSTFQAVACTGISLTSRDGSYVQARTIEWARGVLQSEYVIIPRGQQLTSFTPTGVNGLTFTAKYGVVGLTVVQKEFIAEGINEAGLSAGLFFFPHYGGYETYDAAQNRRTLADLQVTEWMLSQFSTIDEVKAALSSVRVVGLEKTAVVHWRIGEPSGRQVVLEIVGGVPHFYENGVGVLTNAPGFEWQLTNLNNYVNLYPGDASVRKLSGITLQPTGSNSGFLGIPGDATPPSRFVRAAFYRGTAPQRATGFDTVQQCFHLLNNFDIPIGIEYSQVGDIPDIPSATQWTSAIDLTNRKVYYKTAYNNSIRCIDLKAIDFSKVKYQSQPLDKIQEQPIEMVKIPR; this comes from the coding sequence ATGATGAAGATGACAAAGAACTTATTGTTAGGGATTGCTGCCGTATGTGGCAGCACTTTTCAGGCTGTAGCTTGTACGGGAATCTCGCTCACATCTCGTGACGGCAGTTATGTGCAAGCCCGTACGATTGAATGGGCGCGCGGTGTGTTGCAAAGTGAATATGTGATTATTCCACGTGGCCAACAGCTCACGTCATTCACTCCTACAGGTGTCAATGGATTAACGTTTACGGCAAAATATGGAGTGGTTGGCCTGACTGTTGTACAAAAAGAATTTATTGCCGAAGGAATCAATGAGGCAGGACTTTCCGCCGGACTATTTTTCTTTCCTCATTATGGGGGATATGAAACGTATGATGCTGCACAGAACCGACGGACACTGGCAGACCTTCAAGTGACGGAGTGGATGTTGTCGCAGTTTTCCACTATCGATGAGGTGAAGGCAGCCCTTTCTTCTGTACGTGTTGTAGGATTGGAAAAGACAGCGGTAGTACATTGGCGTATCGGTGAACCGTCGGGACGTCAGGTGGTGTTGGAAATAGTAGGTGGCGTGCCGCATTTTTATGAGAATGGAGTAGGAGTATTGACGAATGCCCCCGGCTTTGAATGGCAACTTACTAATTTGAACAACTACGTCAATCTTTATCCGGGTGACGCTTCCGTGCGGAAATTGAGCGGCATTACGTTGCAGCCCACCGGTAGCAATTCCGGTTTTCTCGGTATTCCGGGCGATGCCACGCCTCCTTCGCGGTTTGTGCGTGCGGCTTTTTATCGGGGGACAGCTCCGCAACGTGCCACAGGCTTTGATACCGTACAGCAATGTTTCCACTTGCTTAATAATTTTGATATCCCCATCGGTATAGAATATTCACAGGTTGGTGATATTCCGGATATTCCCAGTGCTACGCAATGGACTTCGGCTATCGACCTGACGAATCGGAAGGTTTATTATAAAACGGCCTATAACAATTCGATACGTTGCATCGATTTGAAGGCTATTGATTTCTCAAAGGTAAAATATCAATCACAGCCGTTGGATAAGATACAGGAGCAACCGATTGAAATGGTTAAGATTCCACGGTAA
- a CDS encoding cation:proton antiporter: MNWIGLDLTFPITDPTWIFLLVLLIILFAPILLNKLRIPHIIGMILAGLAIGEHGFNILARDNSFQLFGKVGLYYIMFLAGLEMNMGDFKETRNKALVLGLLAFIVPIGIGFVANVSYLRYGVITSVLLASMYASHTLVAYPIVTRFGISRHRSVSIAVGGTAVTDTLTLLVLAVIGGLFKGETGGLFWIWLVVKVIFLGALIIYFFPRIGRWFFHWYNDNVMQFIFVLAMVFLGAGLMELVGMEGILGAFLAGLVLNRLIPHVSPLMDHLEFVGNALFIPYFLIGVGMLINLRVIFGEGDALKVAAVMITMALTGKWIACWLTQKIYKMSVLERNLMYGLSNAQAAATLAAVLVGYNIILPTGERLLNDDVLNGTVLLILVTCVVSSLITERTARKMAMDDSQPENEPSKETEKILISIANPNTIEDMVNLSLVIRDPKLKDNLLALNVINDDNNSDNQRIRSKYYLEKAEMTATETNVSLKKVTRYDLNIASGIIHSVKENGVTSIITGLHRKKNITDSYFGILAEHLLNGLNCEIIISKFLIPVHTIKRIVVAVPPKAEYESGFPHWMEHFCRMGSTLGCRVHFFANEKTTIRLQAWIKKRHKQTLTDFSILEDWNDLLVLTGQVSYDHLLVIISARPGTLSYDSSFEKLPRQLGKYFSNNSFIVLYPNQSGEPLDTSFFSKLYTDTETLHYEKVGKWFYRWFKKE; the protein is encoded by the coding sequence ATGAATTGGATTGGCCTTGATTTAACATTCCCTATTACCGACCCTACATGGATATTTCTCCTTGTACTCCTAATTATATTGTTTGCTCCGATATTATTGAATAAACTGCGCATCCCTCATATTATCGGTATGATCCTGGCGGGACTGGCTATTGGCGAACATGGATTTAACATTCTGGCACGAGACAACAGTTTTCAGTTATTCGGGAAAGTCGGGCTTTATTATATCATGTTCCTGGCTGGCCTGGAAATGAATATGGGAGATTTCAAAGAGACGCGAAACAAAGCATTGGTGCTCGGATTACTGGCTTTTATCGTTCCCATCGGGATTGGATTCGTGGCAAATGTATCTTATCTGAGATATGGTGTAATCACTTCTGTGTTATTAGCCAGCATGTATGCTTCCCATACGCTCGTGGCATACCCCATCGTCACCCGCTTCGGCATATCACGCCATCGTAGCGTAAGCATTGCCGTAGGAGGAACGGCCGTAACGGATACACTCACACTGTTGGTACTGGCTGTTATAGGCGGATTGTTCAAAGGAGAAACCGGAGGATTGTTTTGGATTTGGCTGGTGGTAAAAGTAATCTTTCTAGGAGCATTGATCATTTATTTCTTTCCGCGCATCGGTCGTTGGTTCTTTCACTGGTACAATGACAACGTGATGCAATTTATTTTCGTGCTTGCGATGGTCTTTTTAGGAGCGGGGCTGATGGAGCTTGTGGGCATGGAAGGTATTTTAGGAGCTTTTCTCGCCGGATTGGTACTTAACCGGCTCATCCCACACGTCTCTCCATTGATGGATCATTTAGAGTTCGTTGGTAATGCACTGTTTATTCCTTATTTCCTTATCGGAGTGGGAATGTTAATCAACCTACGTGTTATTTTCGGAGAGGGGGATGCCTTAAAAGTTGCCGCCGTGATGATAACTATGGCACTGACAGGCAAATGGATTGCTTGCTGGCTCACTCAAAAGATATACAAGATGTCTGTTCTAGAACGAAATCTGATGTATGGTTTGAGCAATGCACAGGCAGCAGCCACATTGGCGGCAGTGTTAGTTGGATACAACATTATTCTGCCCACCGGCGAACGTTTATTGAATGATGATGTACTGAACGGAACAGTCTTGCTTATCCTGGTCACTTGCGTAGTGAGTTCACTGATTACCGAACGGACAGCCAGAAAAATGGCAATGGATGATTCACAACCTGAAAATGAACCTTCAAAAGAAACAGAGAAGATTTTAATATCCATAGCCAACCCGAACACTATCGAGGACATGGTGAATCTTTCTCTAGTCATACGTGACCCCAAATTGAAAGATAATCTCCTGGCATTAAATGTTATCAACGATGATAATAATTCTGATAATCAACGAATTCGAAGCAAATATTATCTGGAAAAAGCCGAAATGACAGCAACGGAAACGAATGTATCACTCAAAAAGGTCACCCGATATGATTTGAATATAGCTTCCGGCATTATCCATTCAGTCAAGGAGAATGGGGTTACGAGTATTATCACCGGCTTGCACCGCAAAAAAAACATCACAGATTCATACTTTGGAATACTTGCCGAACATTTGTTGAACGGATTAAACTGTGAAATAATTATCTCTAAATTTCTGATACCGGTCCATACGATCAAACGGATTGTCGTTGCCGTCCCTCCTAAAGCTGAATATGAATCCGGTTTTCCGCATTGGATGGAGCACTTCTGTCGCATGGGAAGCACTCTCGGATGCCGGGTACATTTCTTTGCCAATGAAAAAACAACCATCCGCCTGCAAGCGTGGATAAAGAAAAGGCACAAACAGACGCTTACCGACTTCTCTATCTTAGAAGACTGGAATGACCTGCTGGTATTGACAGGGCAGGTAAGTTACGATCATTTATTGGTTATTATCAGTGCACGACCGGGAACTCTTTCGTATGACAGTTCTTTTGAGAAGTTACCGAGACAGCTCGGGAAATATTTCTCCAACAATAGCTTTATCGTGCTATATCCCAATCAGTCGGGAGAACCGTTGGATACGTCTTTCTTCTCCAAGCTATATACTGATACCGAAACCCTACATTACGAAAAGGTCGGTAAATGGTTTTACAGATGGTTTAAGAAAGAGTGA
- a CDS encoding Lrp/AsnC family transcriptional regulator, protein MDTFDKLDKVDLQILRTLQENARLTTKELAARVSLSSTPVFERLKRLENGGYIKKYIAVLDAEKLNQGFVVFCRVKLRRLNRDIAAEFTQIIQDIPEVTECYNISGSYDYLLKIHAPNMKYYQEFILNVLGTIDSLGSLESTFVMAEVKHQYGIHI, encoded by the coding sequence ATGGATACTTTTGATAAGCTGGATAAAGTAGATTTGCAAATACTCCGTACTTTGCAAGAGAATGCCCGATTGACAACGAAAGAGTTGGCTGCACGGGTGAGTCTTTCTTCCACTCCTGTTTTCGAACGTCTTAAACGGTTGGAGAATGGAGGTTATATAAAGAAGTATATTGCCGTATTGGATGCGGAAAAGCTGAATCAGGGATTTGTCGTGTTCTGTCGTGTGAAGCTTAGACGCCTGAATAGGGATATAGCGGCAGAGTTTACACAGATCATACAGGACATTCCTGAAGTCACCGAATGTTATAACATATCAGGAAGTTATGATTATCTGTTGAAGATTCATGCTCCCAACATGAAATACTATCAGGAGTTTATTCTGAATGTGTTGGGGACGATTGATAGCTTGGGATCACTGGAAAGTACATTTGTGATGGCGGAAGTGAAGCATCAATATGGAATACATATATAG
- a CDS encoding O-acetylhomoserine aminocarboxypropyltransferase/cysteine synthase family protein: MVTKKLHFETLQVHVGQEQADPATDARAVPIYQTTSYVFHNSAHAAARFGLQDPGNIYGRLTNSTQGVFEQRVAALEGGVAGLAVASGAAAITYAFENITRAGDHIVAAKTIYGGSYNLLAHTLPSYGITTTFVDPSDLSNFEKAIQENTKAVFIETLGNPNSNIMNIEAVAEIAHRHQIPLIIDNTFGTPYLIRPIEHGADIVVHSATKFIGGHGSSLGGVIVDSGKFDWVASGKFPQLTEPDPCYHGVRFVDAAGPAAYAIRIRAILLRDTGATISPFNAFILLQGLETLSLRVERHVENALKVVNFLNNHPKVKKVNHPSLSNHPDHALYQRYFPNGAGSIFTFEVKGGQEEAHRFIDSLEIFSLLANVADVKSLVIHPASTTHSQLNAQELAEQEIYPGTVRLSIGTEHIDDLIADLDQALAEI, encoded by the coding sequence ATGGTAACAAAGAAATTACACTTCGAGACTTTACAGGTTCATGTAGGACAAGAACAAGCAGACCCGGCAACAGATGCCCGCGCAGTTCCTATTTACCAGACCACCTCTTATGTATTTCACAACTCCGCCCATGCAGCCGCACGCTTCGGACTGCAGGACCCGGGAAACATCTACGGCCGTCTGACCAACTCCACTCAAGGAGTTTTTGAACAACGCGTAGCCGCTCTTGAAGGAGGGGTAGCAGGACTGGCAGTCGCTTCGGGTGCCGCTGCCATCACTTATGCTTTCGAAAATATCACTCGTGCAGGCGATCATATTGTAGCAGCCAAAACTATTTACGGAGGAAGTTATAACCTGCTGGCTCATACCTTGCCCAGCTATGGCATCACAACAACATTCGTTGACCCAAGCGATTTGTCGAACTTTGAAAAAGCTATTCAAGAAAATACGAAAGCCGTATTTATCGAAACTTTGGGAAATCCGAACTCAAATATCATGAACATAGAAGCAGTGGCAGAAATAGCCCACCGCCACCAAATACCTCTGATTATCGACAACACATTCGGAACTCCGTATTTAATCCGCCCCATCGAACACGGAGCAGATATCGTAGTACATTCCGCAACAAAGTTCATTGGCGGACACGGTTCCTCATTGGGAGGAGTCATTGTAGATTCAGGCAAATTCGACTGGGTAGCCTCCGGCAAATTCCCACAGTTGACCGAACCCGATCCATGCTATCATGGCGTACGCTTTGTCGACGCAGCCGGTCCGGCTGCCTATGCAATCCGCATCCGTGCCATTTTGCTGCGTGACACAGGAGCTACCATCAGCCCATTCAACGCTTTTATCCTGCTACAAGGTCTGGAAACTCTTTCCTTACGTGTAGAGCGTCATGTAGAAAATGCTTTAAAGGTAGTGAATTTCTTAAACAATCATCCGAAAGTGAAGAAAGTGAATCATCCGTCATTATCCAACCATCCCGACCATGCACTGTATCAGCGTTATTTTCCGAACGGTGCTGGTTCTATCTTCACTTTCGAGGTAAAAGGCGGACAAGAAGAAGCACACCGCTTTATCGACAGTCTGGAGATTTTCTCCCTGCTTGCCAATGTGGCCGACGTGAAATCATTGGTGATCCATCCGGCGAGCACGACCCATTCGCAGCTCAATGCACAGGAACTAGCCGAACAGGAAATTTATCCGGGCACCGTACGCCTATCCATTGGAACAGAACATATCGATGACCTGATTGCAGATTTGGATCAGGCACTTGCCGAAATCTAA
- a CDS encoding DJ-1/PfpI family protein: MSNEILYILLPDYAAHEIVYLSQAIASDEFALKENPKYVNKAVAPTMEPVKSIGGFRTLPDYSFETMPDDYAALVLIGGFGWTTPVAEQVVPIVQQAIEKGKIVGAICNGASFMAKHGFLNAVKHTGNGLEQLQLWGGHNYTHPDGYVHAQAICDKNIVTANGSATLEFAKELLLLLENETPERIEMYYQFNKQGFCLLSGKQ; the protein is encoded by the coding sequence ATGAGCAACGAAATTCTATATATCCTCCTGCCGGATTATGCGGCACATGAAATTGTATATCTTTCACAAGCCATAGCCTCTGATGAGTTCGCTCTGAAAGAGAACCCGAAATATGTCAATAAGGCTGTCGCTCCGACAATGGAGCCGGTAAAATCCATCGGTGGCTTTCGAACTTTACCTGATTATTCGTTTGAAACGATGCCCGATGATTATGCAGCGTTAGTGCTGATTGGCGGTTTTGGTTGGACTACTCCTGTTGCAGAGCAGGTTGTACCGATTGTTCAACAAGCCATTGAGAAAGGAAAGATTGTCGGTGCAATCTGTAATGGAGCTTCATTTATGGCAAAACACGGATTCCTCAATGCAGTCAAGCATACCGGCAATGGCTTGGAACAGCTACAACTTTGGGGAGGCCACAACTATACTCATCCTGACGGATATGTTCATGCGCAAGCGATCTGCGACAAAAACATTGTGACGGCAAACGGTTCGGCAACGCTTGAATTTGCCAAAGAACTGCTTCTGCTGCTTGAAAACGAAACGCCTGAACGCATCGAAATGTACTATCAGTTCAACAAGCAAGGCTTTTGCTTGCTTTCCGGTAAACAATGA
- a CDS encoding mechanosensitive ion channel family protein, which translates to MLLLQATQAADSVQVAADKLMKEAIANADGLDKLSLITQQLIDFAIRAGERILIAVIVFIVGRFLISMLNKFVGRLMDKRKVDVSIKTFVKSLANITLTVLLIISVVGALGVETTSFAALLASAGVAVGMALSGNLQNFAGGLIVLLFKPYKVGDWIESQGVSGTVKEIQIFHTILTTADNKVIYVPNGAMSSGVVTNYSHQETRRVEWIVGVDYGEDYEKVQKIVYDILAADQRILKEPAPFVALHALDASSVNVVARVWVNSGDYWGVYFDINKAIYETFNEKGINFPFPQLTVHQGN; encoded by the coding sequence ATGCTATTATTACAAGCAACACAAGCTGCGGATTCTGTACAAGTGGCCGCAGATAAATTAATGAAAGAAGCGATTGCCAATGCTGACGGATTGGACAAACTCTCGCTGATTACCCAACAATTGATAGACTTTGCCATTCGTGCCGGAGAACGTATACTGATTGCGGTCATTGTCTTTATCGTCGGACGTTTCCTTATCTCTATGCTTAATAAGTTTGTCGGGCGTTTGATGGATAAAAGGAAAGTGGATGTAAGTATCAAGACTTTTGTAAAAAGCTTGGCGAATATTACGTTGACTGTATTGTTAATCATTTCTGTAGTAGGTGCTCTTGGCGTTGAAACCACCTCGTTTGCTGCTTTGTTGGCTTCTGCCGGTGTGGCTGTCGGTATGGCTTTATCCGGTAATTTGCAGAATTTTGCGGGAGGTTTGATTGTATTGTTGTTTAAGCCATATAAAGTGGGAGATTGGATAGAAAGTCAGGGAGTTTCTGGTACAGTGAAAGAAATACAGATCTTTCATACTATTTTGACTACTGCAGATAATAAAGTGATTTATGTGCCGAATGGTGCAATGAGTAGTGGAGTGGTAACCAACTATAGTCATCAGGAAACCCGTCGCGTGGAATGGATTGTTGGGGTAGATTATGGAGAAGATTATGAGAAAGTGCAGAAAATCGTTTATGATATTCTTGCTGCTGACCAACGTATTCTGAAAGAACCGGCTCCTTTTGTGGCTCTTCACGCGCTGGACGCCAGCAGTGTGAATGTAGTGGCACGTGTATGGGTAAATAGCGGAGATTACTGGGGTGTTTATTTCGATATAAATAAAGCGATTTACGAAACCTTCAATGAAAAAGGTATCAACTTCCCTTTCCCTCAACTTACAGTACATCAGGGAAATTAA